The DNA window GCCGGGTGGCAGACCCGCGGCTTCCAGGAGGCGCATCGTCAGGTGCGCCGAATACGCCTGCGTCGGAGAGGGTTTCCACACCACGGTGTTACCCATCAGCATGGGTGCCGTCGGCAGATTGCCGGCGATCGCGGTGAAGTTGAACGGGGTGATGGCGTAGACGAATCCGTCGAGCGGCCGGTGATCGAGCCGATTCCAGACACCCGGTGAGGAGATCGGCTGCTCGGCGAGGATCTCGCGGGCGAAGGAGACGTTGAACCGCCAGAAGTCGACGAGTTCGCAGGAGGCGTCGATCTCGGCCTGCTGCACCGACTTCGACTGTCCGAGCATCGTCGCCGCCGCGATGCGTTCGCGCCAGGGACCGGAGAGCAGATCGGCCGCACGCAGCAGGATTGCGGCCCGGTCGTCGAAGGGCGTGTATGCCCAGTCCGCGGCTGCGGCGCGGGCGGCGTCGACGGCGGCCCGCGCGTCGTCGTGGGTGGCGTTGGTGATGGTGCCGAGTACCTCCCGATGAGCGTGAGGTTGGACGACCTCGATCGGCTCTCCGTCGCCGATGTGGGCGTTGCCGCCGATGATGTGTGGCAACTCCATCGGCCCGGCCGACGCTTGCGCGCTCAGTTCGCCGACGATGCGTTCGCGCTCAGCGGTCCCGGGGGCATAGGTGTGTACCGGTTCGTTGGCCGGTCGGGGAGGAGTGGTGATGGCATCCATACCCCCAGTCCACCCGCTCCAGGCGACGCACAGTATGTCCACTCAGCCAATATTCGGCACTGAGTTTGTCCGATCGGACAGGGACGGGGGCTTGTCAGCGCAACGCGGCCTTCCCGCGGATTCTGCTCAGCAACGCCAGCGCGATCAGCGTCGCAGCCAGCAGAACCGACGTACACGCCGCAGCGGAGAACACCTGGCCGCGGTCGGAGAGGCCGAAGATGGTCACCGGCAACGTCTTCCAGGTGGCCGGGTACACCATGATGGTGGCACCGAGCTCGCCCATCGACAGTGCGACCGCGAGGCCGGCGGCAGCGCCCAGTGACGGCAGCAGCAGTGGCAGCGTGACGCGGGTCAGGACCCGGGCGGGCCCGGCCCCCAGGGATTCGGCAGCCTGGGCGTAGGCGGGGTCCAGGCGATCGAGAGCCGCCGAGACCGTGCTGAATGCGAAGGCGAGGACGAGGACCGTGTGCGCGATGATGACGATCCACTTGGTCCCACCGAGGAGCAGGGGCTTCTCGTTGAAGCTGATGAGCAGACCGAGTCCGATGGCCACCGAGGGAACCGCGATCGGCAGGTGGAAGACGGCGTCGACGACGCGCTGCAGCGGCCTCGCGGCGGTGCGTACGGCGAGTGCGGCCCAGGTGCCCAGCAGCAGGGCGAGCGCGCCGGCGATGAATGCGGTCTGCAGGCTGACCGACAGGCTCGCGACGTTCTCGTCCGACAGCGCGTCCTGAAAGTGGTTGAAACCCAGATTCGATGGCAGCGGTCCGGTCCAGGAGCCGGCGAACCCGGCGATCACGACGGTCGCGATCGGCGCCACGAAGACCACCGCGACGACCAACGCGAACAGCGTCCAGATGGCTGCTTTGCCACCGCGTGTCCAGATCAGCATGTCAATGTCCTTGTCGTCGGGTGTGCAGGCGGTGGAACGCCATCCGGTAGGCACCGTAGAGCAGCAGCGACAGCGTCACCTGGACCGTAGCGATGACGGCTGCACCGGTGACATCGAAGGTGACGATGCCGCGGGTGTAGATGAGCATCGGTAGCGTGATCACGTCCTTGGCGCCGGTGAACAGCACGATGCCGAACTCGTTGAGGGTCAACAGCAACACCAGGCTGCCGCCGGCCATCAGCGCGGGCAGCGCCTCGGGGAGAATGACCGAGCGCAGGACCCGCCACGGTGAGGCGCCCAGGCTGGCCGCGACGTTGAGCTGGTCGCCGGAGATCGTCGCGAACGAGGCGAGCAGGGGGCGCACCACGAAGGGGGTGAAGAAGGTGATCTCGGCGGCGATCACCCCGGCCGGCGTGGCGAGGAAATTCAGCGGCCGGGCACCTACGGTTTCGGCGAGCAGGGCGTTCACCGCGCCGGCCGTCCCGTAGAGAAACGTGAACGCGAGGGTGATGAGAAACGACGGCAGCGCAAGGATCGTGTCGATGAGCCGTGCCACCAACGTCGCCCCGGGGAACGGCACAAAGGCCAGCACCACCGCGACGAAGCTGCCCAGGATCAGACAGCCGACCGTCGAGCAGACCGCGATTTGGGCGGTCGTGACCAGCGCGTCGGTGAACACCTCGCTGGTCAGAACCGCACCCCAGGTGCTCTGCCCGGTGCCCGTGGTGGAATCGGTCAGAACCCGGACCAGTGGGTACACCGCGATCGCCAGCACCACCAGCAGCGGCGGGATCACCCACGCCGATGCCCGCCAGTCGCGGATCTCCCGGTTCGGTTGTGGCGCAGCGGGATCGGCCACCGCGTCGGACGGAGAGGCCAGAGTTGCATCGGTGCTCATCGTCGTACTCCGCCGGCCTCGACCAACACGCCGGCCGGCTCGCCGAACCGCACGCCCACCCGGGATTCGGCCGGATGGTCGACGCGACCGCTGACATCGGCGTCGACGAGCAGGTCGGGCAGCCCGTCGACGAGCAGGTCGGGCAGCCCGTCGACGGCGAGCGTCAGGCGGGTCGACGAGCCGCGCCACACCGAGCTCGTCACCCGCGCCGACATCGATCCGTGTGCGTGCACTGCGGTGACCTCCAGCTCATGAGGGCGAACGCAGAGGTGTGCCGTCGCACCCGGTGACCATCGTCGAAGTGGCTGCGGCGCAGTGGCGGTGAACATCTTGTCGCCCACTGAGACCAGCGCCGAGTCGCCGGTGACCCGGCCCACCGTGCACGGGATCAGATTGGCGCCGCCGAGGAAACCGGCGGTGAAGGCACTCGGCGGGCGGGTCCACAACTCCTCGGCGGTCCCGATGTCGACAAGCCGGGCGTCGCGCATGACTCCGATGCGATCGGCCAGCGCCAGCGCCTCGGATTGGTCGTGGGTGACGTAGAGCATAGTGGTGTCGGGCAACGCATCCCGAAGTCGCTGCAGCTCCACCACCATCGCCTGACGCAGCGAAGCGTCGAGGGCGGCGAGGGGTTCGTCGAGCAGGAGGACGTCGGGCCGGATGGCCAGCGCGCGGGCGATGGCGACGCGTTG is part of the Gordonia bronchialis DSM 43247 genome and encodes:
- a CDS encoding ABC transporter permease, producing MLIWTRGGKAAIWTLFALVVAVVFVAPIATVVIAGFAGSWTGPLPSNLGFNHFQDALSDENVASLSVSLQTAFIAGALALLLGTWAALAVRTAARPLQRVVDAVFHLPIAVPSVAIGLGLLISFNEKPLLLGGTKWIVIIAHTVLVLAFAFSTVSAALDRLDPAYAQAAESLGAGPARVLTRVTLPLLLPSLGAAAGLAVALSMGELGATIMVYPATWKTLPVTIFGLSDRGQVFSAAACTSVLLAATLIALALLSRIRGKAALR
- a CDS encoding 2-aminoethylphosphonate ABC transporter permease subunit is translated as MSTDATLASPSDAVADPAAPQPNREIRDWRASAWVIPPLLVVLAIAVYPLVRVLTDSTTGTGQSTWGAVLTSEVFTDALVTTAQIAVCSTVGCLILGSFVAVVLAFVPFPGATLVARLIDTILALPSFLITLAFTFLYGTAGAVNALLAETVGARPLNFLATPAGVIAAEITFFTPFVVRPLLASFATISGDQLNVAASLGASPWRVLRSVILPEALPALMAGGSLVLLLTLNEFGIVLFTGAKDVITLPMLIYTRGIVTFDVTGAAVIATVQVTLSLLLYGAYRMAFHRLHTRRQGH
- a CDS encoding ABC transporter ATP-binding protein, translating into MPNPLTSRIGSRTTTGASGDEPSIAFDRVTVTYGRGRKSTDALVDFTLRTRRGETVALLGPSGSGKSTALKALAGFVRPSAGRVRLAGRDITDLPPAKRGIGVVVQSYALFPHMRVADNVAFGLRAQRLPRSQIAQRVSDSLAMVSMSDYASRLPRELSGGQQQRVAIARALAIRPDVLLLDEPLAALDASLRQAMVVELQRLRDALPDTTMLYVTHDQSEALALADRIGVMRDARLVDIGTAEELWTRPPSAFTAGFLGGANLIPCTVGRVTGDSALVSVGDKMFTATAPQPLRRWSPGATAHLCVRPHELEVTAVHAHGSMSARVTSSVWRGSSTRLTLAVDGLPDLLVDGLPDLLVDADVSGRVDHPAESRVGVRFGEPAGVLVEAGGVRR